A region of Streptomyces sp. NBC_01750 DNA encodes the following proteins:
- a CDS encoding ABC transporter ATP-binding protein, translating to MPATGRADTVPIVRAEGLTKTHRGEGSPVEAVRGVDLTVQPGEFVAVTGPSGAGKSTLLHLIGGLQRPDSGRLWLDGRRVDEYREARWAVLRRRSIGIVFQFFNLVSDLTVADNVELPALLAGASPRAARDSRAELLAELGLEGRERSMPGELSGGEQQRVALARALVNHPALLLADEPAGSLDSKGTREVLRLLSRFHQRGQTILLVTHDARMASAADRVISFFDGRIADDATLGAGRRSPGGGVSGVLELKE from the coding sequence ATGCCCGCGACGGGTCGGGCGGACACGGTGCCGATCGTCCGCGCCGAGGGTCTGACCAAGACCCATCGCGGCGAAGGCTCACCCGTGGAAGCCGTACGCGGAGTGGATCTCACCGTCCAGCCCGGGGAGTTCGTCGCCGTCACCGGGCCCTCCGGCGCGGGCAAGTCCACCCTGCTGCATCTGATCGGCGGGCTCCAGCGACCCGACAGCGGTCGTCTGTGGCTCGACGGCCGCCGGGTGGACGAGTACCGCGAGGCCCGCTGGGCGGTGCTGCGCCGCCGGAGCATCGGCATCGTGTTCCAGTTCTTCAACCTGGTCTCCGATCTCACCGTCGCCGACAACGTCGAACTGCCCGCGCTGCTCGCGGGCGCCTCACCCAGGGCGGCCCGCGACAGCCGCGCCGAACTGCTCGCCGAGCTCGGCCTCGAAGGCAGGGAGCGGTCCATGCCGGGCGAGCTCTCCGGCGGCGAGCAGCAGCGCGTGGCCCTGGCAAGGGCGCTGGTGAACCATCCCGCGCTGCTGCTCGCCGACGAACCGGCCGGCAGCCTGGACAGCAAGGGCACCCGGGAAGTGCTCCGGCTGCTCTCCCGGTTCCACCAGCGCGGCCAGACGATCCTGCTGGTCACCCATGACGCCCGGATGGCCAGCGCCGCCGACCGGGTCATCAGCTTCTTCGACGGACGCATAGCCGACGACGCGACCCTCGGCGCGGGGCGCCGCAGCCCGGGCGGCGGAGTCTCCGGCGTACTCGAACTGAAGGAGTGA
- a CDS encoding PadR family transcriptional regulator, whose protein sequence is MRLPLLALLTRGPAHGYELKQDLEKLLGAAYPQPNVGQIYVTLGRLEKAGLIAGEDVEQSGRPNKRTYRLTEAGREAVLAWFDETTDEPRVRDEFFMKIALAPESGLADPVTLINKQRRQYLNTMRDLSKLAASEDRNNRFSQLLIEGAMLHLQADLDWLERCQEELE, encoded by the coding sequence GTGCGGCTGCCGCTCCTGGCACTCCTCACCCGTGGCCCGGCGCACGGTTACGAGCTCAAGCAGGACCTTGAGAAGCTCCTGGGCGCCGCGTACCCTCAGCCGAACGTCGGCCAGATCTACGTCACCCTCGGGCGACTGGAAAAGGCCGGTCTGATCGCCGGCGAGGACGTCGAGCAGTCGGGCAGACCCAACAAGCGTACCTACCGGCTCACCGAGGCCGGGCGCGAGGCCGTACTCGCCTGGTTCGACGAGACCACGGACGAGCCGCGGGTACGGGACGAGTTCTTCATGAAGATTGCGCTCGCCCCGGAGTCCGGGCTGGCCGACCCGGTCACTCTGATCAACAAACAGCGACGGCAGTATCTGAACACCATGCGTGATCTGTCGAAGCTGGCCGCATCCGAGGACCGGAACAACAGGTTCTCCCAGCTGCTGATCGAGGGCGCGATGCTGCATCTGCAGGCCGACCTCGACTGGCTGGAACGCTGTCAGGAGGAGCTGGAATGA
- a CDS encoding ABC transporter substrate-binding protein, producing the protein MRWMHAAGRGLLVVAVLLAGYAGFGTHPGSTDPRGRGPMTLVTAGDLTDYLGPLLDDWNHSRPDEKVTLVELPDSADETRAQMISELRSGSDRFDVLNIDVAWTSEFAAAGLISPLRPSRFPLNTFLAPVVDTATFDGRLYAVPYVTNAGLLYYRKDILERAGERPPRTWAELARQARKIAPEYGMDGYAGQFLPYEGLTVNATEAVHSAGGSILRDDGALVTVDSAAARAGLEFLAGGVREGWISPKARGYKEEESRQAFQDGRLLFLRNWPYVYSMANAKGSKVAGKFGAVPLPGPSGPGTSVLGGSNLAVSSHSRHPESAADLIAYLTSERVQRQVLTEGSLPPVRASLYEDPALIRAYPYLPTLRQSVLSAEPRPKSPRYDQVSLAVQAVVQDVMALRQTPRQAVARLSHELGSISRKG; encoded by the coding sequence ATGCGGTGGATGCACGCCGCGGGTAGGGGGCTTCTGGTTGTCGCGGTGCTGCTCGCGGGTTACGCGGGCTTCGGCACCCACCCCGGTTCCACCGACCCCAGGGGCCGCGGCCCCATGACGCTGGTGACCGCGGGCGATCTCACCGACTACCTCGGTCCACTGCTGGACGACTGGAACCACAGCCGTCCCGACGAGAAGGTCACGCTCGTCGAGCTGCCCGACTCCGCGGACGAGACCCGGGCGCAGATGATCAGCGAACTGCGCTCCGGCAGCGACCGCTTCGACGTCCTGAACATCGATGTGGCCTGGACCTCCGAGTTCGCGGCGGCCGGCCTGATCTCGCCGCTGCGGCCGAGCCGGTTCCCGCTGAACACCTTCCTCGCGCCGGTGGTGGACACCGCCACCTTCGACGGCCGCCTGTACGCGGTTCCGTATGTCACCAACGCCGGCTTGCTGTACTACCGCAAGGACATCCTGGAGCGGGCGGGCGAACGGCCGCCGCGCACCTGGGCGGAGCTGGCCCGGCAGGCCCGGAAGATCGCCCCCGAGTACGGCATGGACGGCTACGCCGGCCAGTTCCTGCCGTACGAAGGACTGACGGTGAACGCCACCGAAGCCGTGCACTCGGCGGGCGGCTCGATCCTGCGGGACGACGGCGCGCTGGTGACGGTGGACTCGGCCGCGGCCCGTGCCGGACTGGAGTTCCTGGCCGGCGGAGTACGTGAGGGCTGGATCTCACCCAAGGCCCGCGGCTACAAGGAGGAGGAGTCCCGGCAGGCCTTCCAGGACGGACGGCTGCTCTTCCTGAGGAACTGGCCCTATGTGTATTCAATGGCCAACGCCAAGGGGTCGAAGGTGGCCGGCAAGTTCGGCGCGGTGCCGCTACCGGGACCGTCCGGGCCGGGCACCAGTGTGCTGGGCGGCTCCAATCTCGCGGTCAGCAGCCACTCCCGGCACCCTGAGTCGGCCGCCGATCTGATCGCCTACCTCACCAGCGAGCGCGTCCAGCGGCAGGTGCTCACCGAGGGCTCGCTGCCGCCGGTGCGCGCCTCGCTGTACGAGGACCCGGCTCTGATCCGGGCCTACCCGTATCTGCCGACGCTGCGGCAGAGCGTGCTGTCGGCCGAGCCGCGCCCCAAGAGCCCGCGGTACGACCAGGTGAGCCTCGCCGTGCAGGCCGTCGTGCAGGACGTCATGGCTCTGCGGCAGACGCCGCGGCAGGCCGTGGCCCGGCTGTCCCACGAGCTGGGATCAATCTCCCGCAAGGGCTGA
- a CDS encoding glycoside hydrolase family 13 protein, whose amino-acid sequence MLTALPAALGQPSRTATAWWRDAVIYQVYVRSFLDSTGDGIGDLAGVRAGLPYLRKLGVDGIWLSPFYPSPQHDHGYDVADYRDVDPVYGDLAEFDLLMADAGRLGLKLLLDIVPNHCSSEHPWFAEALASGPGSAARTRFHFADGRGPDGAEPPNNWRAMFGGPAWSRITEADGSPGQWYLHLFTEQQPDLNWRNPEVGDSFEQVLRFWLDRGVDGFRIDVAAGLFKHPELPDSADPAADERARDSVNPLAWNQPEVHEVWRRWRAVCEEYAARDGNERLLVGEVSVPTAREHAEYVRPDELHQAFFFDLLSAPWDADAFRATITEAIRDIAGTGSTVTWVLNNHDQVRTVTRYAGEPGVEASGLGAARARAAALLMLALPGAAYVYQGEELGLPEVLDLPDDVLTDPIFHRTGSRKRIRDGCRVPLPWSGHASPFGFSQGAAGARPWLPQPEWFAEHATDRALADTRSFWHLYREGLQLRRSLPQLGEGSLRWLESPPQVLAMVRGDGLVCAVNFGTEPVPAPVAGTPLLSSGPCPDGLLPGATAAWWTGDCPTP is encoded by the coding sequence ATGCTCACAGCTCTTCCGGCCGCCCTCGGCCAGCCCTCCCGTACGGCCACCGCCTGGTGGCGCGATGCGGTGATCTACCAGGTCTACGTCCGCAGCTTCCTCGACAGCACCGGGGACGGCATCGGCGACCTGGCTGGCGTCCGCGCCGGACTGCCGTACTTGAGGAAGCTCGGTGTCGACGGCATCTGGCTCAGCCCGTTCTATCCGTCGCCCCAGCACGACCACGGCTATGACGTCGCCGACTACCGCGACGTCGACCCCGTCTACGGTGACCTGGCCGAGTTCGACCTGCTGATGGCCGACGCCGGCCGGCTCGGGCTCAAGCTGCTTCTCGACATCGTCCCCAACCACTGCTCCAGCGAGCACCCATGGTTCGCCGAAGCGCTCGCCTCCGGTCCCGGCAGCGCCGCCCGCACCCGGTTCCACTTCGCCGACGGCCGCGGCCCGGACGGCGCGGAGCCGCCCAACAACTGGCGCGCGATGTTCGGCGGCCCCGCCTGGAGCCGGATCACCGAGGCCGACGGCAGCCCCGGGCAGTGGTATCTGCACCTGTTCACCGAGCAGCAGCCCGACCTGAACTGGCGCAATCCCGAGGTCGGCGACTCCTTCGAGCAGGTGCTCCGCTTCTGGCTGGACCGGGGCGTGGACGGCTTCCGTATCGATGTCGCCGCAGGTCTCTTCAAGCACCCTGAGCTGCCCGACTCGGCCGACCCCGCCGCCGACGAGCGCGCCCGGGACTCGGTGAACCCGCTGGCCTGGAACCAGCCCGAGGTCCACGAGGTATGGCGGCGCTGGCGTGCGGTGTGCGAGGAGTACGCGGCGCGGGACGGCAACGAGCGGCTGCTGGTCGGCGAGGTCTCCGTACCGACCGCGCGCGAACACGCGGAGTATGTCCGCCCCGACGAACTGCACCAGGCTTTCTTCTTCGATCTGCTCAGCGCCCCCTGGGATGCCGACGCCTTCCGGGCCACCATCACGGAGGCGATACGCGACATCGCGGGGACCGGCTCCACCGTCACCTGGGTGCTCAACAACCACGACCAGGTCCGCACGGTCACCCGTTACGCGGGCGAGCCCGGCGTGGAAGCCAGTGGGCTGGGTGCGGCACGGGCCCGCGCCGCCGCACTGCTGATGCTGGCGCTGCCCGGTGCCGCGTACGTCTATCAGGGCGAGGAGCTCGGCCTCCCGGAGGTCCTGGACCTGCCGGACGATGTGCTCACCGACCCGATCTTCCACCGCACGGGCAGCCGTAAGCGCATCAGGGACGGCTGCCGGGTGCCGCTGCCCTGGTCAGGTCACGCCTCCCCGTTCGGCTTCAGCCAGGGCGCAGCCGGCGCCAGGCCCTGGCTGCCGCAGCCCGAGTGGTTCGCCGAACACGCCACGGACCGGGCGCTGGCCGACACCCGCTCCTTCTGGCACCTGTACCGCGAAGGACTCCAGCTCCGCCGAAGCCTTCCCCAGCTGGGCGAGGGCAGCCTGCGCTGGCTGGAGTCGCCCCCACAGGTCCTCGCCATGGTCCGGGGCGACGGCCTGGTCTGCGCGGTCAACTTCGGCACCGAGCCCGTACCGGCGCCGGTCGCCGGTACTCCGCTCCTCTCCAGCGGCCCCTGCCCGGACGGTTTGCTCCCCGGAGCGACCGCTGCGTGGTGGACGGGCGACTGCCCCACCCCCTGA
- a CDS encoding ABC transporter substrate-binding protein gives MRRLSTNRRTAAAASTALALALGATACGGSTGPASGKELSGQTVTVAGVWTGSEQKNFRKVLDAFTEQTGAKTVFVPTGDNVSTFVGSKIEGGNAPDVAMVPQVGVLQQFAKEGWLAPLSQKTATTAGANLAEVWKNYGTVDKTYYGLYFKAAHKSTVWYSPSAFEQAGVAEPKSYPDMLKAGRTLADSGLPGFSVAGEDGWTLTDWFENIYLSQAGPEKYDQLAAHKLPWTDASVVKALTTLGEIFKDKQLVAGGSAGALRTDFPGSVEQVFGPKPKAGMVYEGDFVGGMAKDDFGRKLGEDAKFFPFPGVDSGKAPVVSGGDAAVVLKDGKNQKGAQALLEFMATPEAAAVWAGAGGFVSPNKDVKPASYADDTTRATAKSLVEAGDSVRFDMSDQAPAAFGGTKGAGEWKLLQDFLRDPSDPKATAAKLEAAAAKAYRN, from the coding sequence ATGCGACGACTCTCTACGAACCGGCGGACAGCTGCGGCCGCCTCCACGGCACTGGCCCTCGCCCTCGGTGCGACGGCCTGCGGCGGCTCGACCGGCCCGGCGAGCGGCAAGGAGCTCAGCGGCCAGACCGTGACCGTGGCCGGAGTCTGGACCGGCAGCGAGCAGAAGAACTTCCGCAAGGTACTGGACGCGTTCACCGAGCAGACCGGAGCCAAGACGGTCTTCGTGCCCACCGGTGACAATGTCTCCACCTTCGTCGGCAGCAAGATCGAGGGCGGCAACGCCCCGGACGTGGCGATGGTGCCTCAGGTCGGCGTGCTCCAGCAGTTCGCCAAGGAGGGCTGGCTCGCACCCCTGTCGCAGAAGACCGCGACGACTGCCGGCGCCAACCTCGCCGAGGTGTGGAAGAACTACGGCACCGTCGACAAGACCTACTACGGCCTCTACTTCAAGGCGGCCCACAAGTCGACCGTCTGGTACAGCCCGAGCGCGTTCGAGCAGGCCGGAGTCGCGGAGCCCAAGAGCTACCCGGACATGCTCAAGGCGGGCCGTACGCTCGCCGACTCGGGACTCCCGGGCTTCTCCGTCGCCGGTGAGGACGGCTGGACCCTCACCGACTGGTTCGAGAACATCTACCTCTCGCAGGCGGGCCCCGAGAAGTACGACCAGCTGGCCGCCCACAAACTGCCGTGGACCGACGCCAGCGTGGTCAAGGCACTCACCACGCTCGGCGAGATCTTCAAGGACAAGCAGCTCGTCGCGGGCGGCTCCGCGGGCGCGCTGCGCACCGACTTCCCGGGCTCGGTCGAGCAGGTCTTCGGACCCAAGCCCAAGGCCGGCATGGTCTACGAGGGCGACTTCGTCGGCGGAATGGCCAAGGACGACTTCGGCCGGAAGCTCGGCGAGGACGCCAAGTTCTTCCCGTTCCCTGGGGTCGACAGCGGCAAGGCACCGGTGGTGAGCGGCGGTGACGCGGCCGTGGTGCTCAAGGACGGCAAGAACCAGAAGGGGGCGCAGGCTCTGCTGGAGTTCATGGCCACCCCCGAAGCGGCCGCGGTGTGGGCAGGCGCGGGCGGCTTCGTCTCCCCCAACAAGGACGTGAAGCCGGCGTCGTACGCGGACGACACCACCCGCGCCACGGCCAAGTCACTGGTCGAGGCCGGTGATTCGGTCCGCTTCGACATGTCCGACCAGGCCCCGGCCGCGTTCGGCGGAACCAAGGGTGCGGGCGAGTGGAAGCTCCTCCAGGACTTCCTGCGCGACCCCTCGGACCCGAAGGCCACCGCGGCCAAGCTCGAAGCCGCGGCCGCCAAGGCGTACCGGAACTGA
- a CDS encoding carbohydrate ABC transporter permease, giving the protein MAVTVTKSGQAASPRRLAQRRKRNIAVVFVLPALLLLGALVVYPVLFSAGRSLFDASGDRFVGGDNYAEIFSDPATLKAIRNSTIWVVVAPVLLTGLGLVLAVLTEKVRWATAFKLVLFLPMAVSFLAAGIIFRLVYEEDPDRGVLNAVAVGVHDAFDDRSAYPTARARDDQGLTRATGGTYSTADAVGPGKSISLGFVGVAPDKMPAEARPAQAASLAAPAADEVRGVVYLDFTPGGGGTPGKVDPAEKGLPGMSVEAVRDGKVAATATTAADGSFNFRDLKAGSYTVRLPAANFAAPYQGISWLGPALVTPAIIGAYLWIWTGFSMVLIAAGLAALPRDTLEAARMDGANEWQIFRKITVPLLTPVLTVVFVTLVINVMKVFDLVYIIAPGPVQEEANVLATRMWLVSFGGGNNQGLGSALSMLLLLLVVPAMIFNVRRFRRSGK; this is encoded by the coding sequence ATGGCTGTCACTGTCACCAAATCCGGGCAGGCCGCGAGTCCGAGGCGGCTTGCCCAGCGCAGGAAGCGGAACATCGCGGTGGTGTTCGTCCTGCCCGCCCTGCTGCTGCTCGGCGCGCTGGTCGTCTACCCGGTGCTGTTCTCCGCCGGCCGCAGCCTCTTCGACGCAAGCGGTGATCGCTTCGTCGGCGGCGACAACTACGCCGAGATATTCAGCGACCCCGCGACGCTCAAAGCGATCCGCAACAGCACCATCTGGGTGGTCGTGGCTCCGGTTCTGCTGACCGGTCTCGGCCTGGTACTCGCCGTGCTCACCGAGAAGGTGCGCTGGGCGACCGCCTTCAAGCTGGTGCTCTTCCTGCCCATGGCCGTGTCGTTCCTCGCCGCCGGCATCATCTTCCGGCTCGTCTACGAGGAGGACCCGGACCGGGGCGTGCTCAACGCCGTGGCCGTCGGTGTCCACGACGCCTTCGACGACCGCTCCGCCTACCCCACCGCCAGGGCCCGCGACGACCAGGGCCTGACGAGGGCCACGGGCGGTACCTACAGCACGGCCGACGCGGTCGGCCCGGGGAAGTCGATCAGTCTCGGCTTTGTCGGGGTCGCACCGGACAAGATGCCGGCAGAAGCCCGGCCCGCACAGGCCGCGTCCTTGGCCGCGCCCGCCGCGGACGAGGTCAGGGGCGTCGTCTACCTCGACTTCACCCCCGGCGGCGGCGGTACGCCGGGCAAGGTCGACCCGGCCGAGAAGGGCCTGCCGGGCATGTCGGTCGAGGCGGTACGGGACGGAAAGGTGGCCGCCACGGCCACCACCGCCGCGGACGGCTCCTTCAACTTCCGTGATCTGAAAGCCGGTTCGTACACCGTCCGGCTTCCGGCGGCGAACTTCGCGGCCCCGTACCAAGGCATTTCCTGGCTCGGACCGGCGTTGGTGACCCCGGCCATCATCGGTGCCTATCTGTGGATCTGGACCGGCTTCTCGATGGTGCTGATCGCGGCGGGGCTCGCGGCTCTCCCCCGGGACACGCTGGAGGCGGCCCGGATGGACGGCGCCAACGAATGGCAGATCTTCCGGAAGATCACGGTGCCGCTGCTCACTCCGGTACTGACCGTGGTCTTTGTGACCCTGGTGATCAATGTGATGAAGGTCTTCGACCTCGTCTACATCATCGCGCCGGGACCGGTCCAGGAAGAGGCCAATGTGCTGGCGACCCGGATGTGGCTGGTGTCCTTCGGCGGCGGCAACAACCAGGGACTCGGCAGCGCCTTGAGCATGCTGCTGCTCCTCCTGGTCGTACCCGCCATGATCTTCAATGTCCGGCGCTTCCGAAGGAGCGGAAAATGA
- a CDS encoding carbohydrate ABC transporter permease encodes MSGHSTIARNPSSQAAATSAHFATPPRRPRPRPLGRLSGWLGNGLVQALLIVIALVWITPLAGLFLSSMRSEQDNAAEGWWTTLTDPGQLSLDNYTALFENSGITQSFWNTVLISVPATALVVGIAALAGYAFAWLEFPGREAIFLVVVGLLVVPVQIGLLPVAKLFGAVGLFGTIPGVILFHVAYGLPFAIFLLRNYFAEIPREMLEAARMDGGGEWRIFSRLILPLGRPALASLAIFQFLWVWNDMLVALLFADSESQPLTVALQSEMRQFGSNIEVLAPGAFLSLVVPLVVFFAFQRHFVQGVMAGSVK; translated from the coding sequence ATGAGCGGCCACAGCACCATCGCGCGCAATCCGTCCTCGCAGGCGGCCGCGACCTCCGCCCACTTCGCCACTCCGCCGCGGCGCCCGCGCCCGCGTCCGCTGGGCCGACTGAGCGGCTGGCTCGGCAACGGACTGGTCCAGGCCCTCCTGATCGTGATCGCACTTGTCTGGATCACCCCGCTGGCCGGGCTGTTCCTGTCCTCGATGCGCTCCGAGCAGGACAACGCGGCCGAAGGCTGGTGGACGACGCTGACCGATCCCGGGCAGCTGTCCCTGGACAACTACACCGCTCTGTTCGAGAACTCCGGTATCACGCAGTCCTTCTGGAACACGGTGCTGATCTCGGTGCCGGCCACCGCACTGGTCGTCGGAATCGCGGCGCTGGCCGGATACGCCTTCGCCTGGCTGGAGTTCCCGGGCCGCGAGGCGATCTTCCTGGTGGTCGTGGGTCTCCTCGTGGTGCCGGTCCAGATCGGGCTGCTGCCGGTGGCCAAACTGTTCGGCGCCGTAGGGCTGTTCGGCACGATTCCGGGCGTGATCCTCTTCCATGTCGCGTACGGGCTGCCCTTCGCGATCTTCCTGCTGCGCAACTACTTCGCCGAGATCCCGCGCGAAATGCTGGAGGCCGCGCGGATGGACGGCGGCGGCGAGTGGCGGATCTTCTCCCGGCTGATCCTCCCTCTCGGACGGCCCGCGCTGGCCAGCCTGGCCATCTTCCAGTTCCTCTGGGTCTGGAACGACATGCTGGTCGCGCTGCTCTTCGCGGACAGCGAGTCCCAGCCGCTCACCGTCGCCCTCCAGTCCGAGATGCGGCAGTTCGGCAGCAATATCGAGGTACTGGCGCCGGGCGCCTTCCTCTCGCTGGTGGTGCCGCTGGTCGTCTTCTTCGCCTTCCAGCGGCACTTCGTCCAGGGGGTGATGGCGGGCTCCGTCAAATAA
- a CDS encoding YoaK family protein, translated as METKPGPDLTSSTSLTSLMAALTLTTGMVEAVSLLALGSVFTAMQTGNVLFFGFALVGEGRASAVATSVSLGSFAAGALLGARLESAMEARRHRWFVLALIMESALLAVAAFTAWGLGPAHGAPSGRHITAVAWVALAMGMRNVTAMRARVPDLPTTLVTRTITALVSGSTLGHDTALGYGSGASARRGVAVLAMLAGSVLGASLLRLHWSPTGVLLLTAGEILAIAAAFAATARHRPPPTG; from the coding sequence TTGGAGACGAAGCCCGGGCCCGACCTCACGTCCAGCACCTCCCTCACATCCCTCATGGCGGCGCTGACACTGACAACAGGCATGGTCGAAGCCGTGAGCCTGCTCGCCCTGGGCTCCGTGTTCACCGCCATGCAGACCGGCAATGTGCTCTTCTTCGGCTTCGCGCTCGTGGGCGAGGGCAGAGCGTCCGCGGTGGCGACGTCCGTGTCGCTCGGGTCCTTCGCCGCCGGAGCCCTCCTCGGCGCCCGGCTGGAGTCGGCGATGGAAGCCCGCAGGCACCGGTGGTTCGTTCTCGCGCTGATCATGGAATCGGCGCTGCTCGCCGTGGCGGCGTTCACGGCCTGGGGGCTCGGACCGGCGCACGGCGCACCGTCCGGTCGCCACATCACGGCGGTGGCCTGGGTGGCACTTGCCATGGGCATGCGCAATGTGACCGCGATGCGCGCTCGCGTGCCGGACCTGCCGACCACCCTGGTCACGCGGACCATCACCGCGCTGGTCAGCGGTTCGACCCTCGGTCACGACACGGCGCTGGGCTACGGCAGCGGCGCCTCGGCCCGCAGGGGCGTCGCGGTCCTCGCGATGCTCGCGGGCAGCGTCCTCGGCGCATCGCTTCTCCGCCTGCACTGGTCACCGACGGGAGTGCTGCTCCTGACGGCCGGCGAAATCCTCGCCATCGCGGCCGCGTTCGCCGCCACCGCCCGGCACCGTCCTCCGCCGACGGGGTGA
- a CDS encoding MurR/RpiR family transcriptional regulator, whose protein sequence is MPSGQQARAQASAITPGKQSPDTEAAPTDRVLALFGGHRLSPAQRRIAQYMVDHLTEAAFLSITDLAERVGVSQPSVTRFASSLGFSGFPALREALQPIALSAGAQSPDTREEIRRNELQAAVDAEIENLESLRRVLADPNQVLEIGRDLALSTPLTILGLRISVSLAEYFAYAARRIHPDVRLVTRGGSVAYDALLQSREAGGTWVLAFAMPRHANETLAAMRAARRTGLHVALITDLTLGPLVDEADVVLTAGTGSRLVFDSYAAPVVMSAAVLQAMADADPERTQVRLEGYEQVADQHDFFIED, encoded by the coding sequence GTGCCATCAGGGCAGCAGGCACGCGCACAGGCGTCTGCGATCACGCCGGGAAAGCAGTCTCCGGACACGGAGGCAGCTCCCACGGACAGGGTTCTCGCACTGTTCGGCGGCCACAGGCTGTCCCCCGCGCAGCGGCGCATCGCCCAGTACATGGTCGACCACCTCACCGAGGCCGCGTTCCTGTCGATCACGGACCTCGCGGAACGCGTAGGGGTGAGCCAGCCGTCGGTGACCCGCTTCGCCTCCTCCTTGGGTTTCAGCGGGTTTCCCGCACTCCGAGAGGCCCTCCAGCCCATCGCGCTCAGCGCGGGTGCCCAGTCCCCGGACACCCGGGAGGAGATCCGCCGCAATGAGCTGCAGGCAGCCGTCGACGCCGAGATCGAGAACCTCGAGAGCCTGCGCCGCGTGCTCGCCGACCCCAACCAGGTGCTCGAGATCGGCCGCGACCTCGCCCTTTCGACGCCGCTGACCATTCTGGGCCTGCGGATCTCCGTATCACTGGCGGAGTACTTCGCCTACGCCGCCCGGCGGATCCATCCCGACGTACGCCTGGTGACCCGCGGCGGCAGCGTCGCCTACGACGCGCTGCTCCAGTCGCGGGAGGCGGGCGGGACCTGGGTGCTGGCGTTCGCGATGCCGAGGCACGCCAACGAGACGCTGGCAGCGATGCGGGCCGCCCGCAGGACGGGTCTGCACGTCGCGCTGATCACCGACCTGACGCTCGGGCCGCTCGTGGACGAAGCCGACGTGGTGCTCACCGCCGGCACCGGATCACGTCTCGTCTTCGACTCCTATGCGGCGCCGGTGGTCATGTCGGCCGCAGTCCTCCAGGCCATGGCCGATGCCGACCCCGAGCGCACACAGGTGCGGCTGGAGGGCTACGAACAGGTCGCCGACCAGCACGACTTCTTCATCGAGGACTGA